GAGCTGTCGGGCCACGTTGAGGATGTGCTTTGCCCCTCTGCTCAGGAGGAGCTCAGCCACCTGAATGCCTAACTTCTCTGCAGCCACTTGAGCAGACTGAGAGAAATTCTTTGCAGTGATGCCAACATGCTGGATGTCATCGTTGGGGCCATCTTCGTTCTGAAAAGTAAAAGTAAGATGCAAAATCCCATAGCCAGCATTAGGACATTTTAGGGTTAGAGGCAGCGATTCAAGATTCACATTTATTGAGGGAtagtgggggacgcgggtggcgctgtagtctaaaccactgagcctaggccttgccgatcagaaggtcggtggttcacccacgatggagtgagctcctgtcaacctagcagttcaaaagcgcatcaaagtgcaaatagataaatgggtaccgctctggcgggaaggtaaacagagtttctgtgtgctgctctggttttgccagaagcggcttagtcatgctggccacatgacctggaaaaactctgcagacaaacgttggctcccttggccagtaaagcaagatgagcgccgcaaccccagagtcgtttgcgactggacttaactgtcaggggtcttttacctttttagtgAGCCTCCTCAAATTTAACATTGGTTTTGTATGCTGCAGTAAAAATagaggggggggaaacaacccATATGAACAAGATGCTAAGATTGTACAGCTGGTCTTTTAATTGAGGCTGAACAAGTGTGACTGTCACTATTGGCCAAAACATCTATGAGCTTGTTAGCACATTACAATTAGCCAGATTTTGTGAATGAGCAGCATGCTACTGCATACTTTGCAAAAGTTCCTGCTTCACTCCTATGAAGCAAACCAGGAAGCTGCAATTAAGCTTTGCTTCCTGTTAACACTGAAATCCAGGATTAGGGTCTATTGCTGCCTTACATACAGTGGCTTGTTTGGGAGCAACAGGACACGGTCTCTGCTTTGGATATAATAGGAAACAAAGCttaaatcaggtgtggggaagctttgtctctccagatattactgaactacaatttccatcagtccGAACAAGCAGGACCCattgccaggaatgatgggaactgtagttcagcaacagccaaAATCTCCCCACACTTTGCTTAGATGTagttttattgggttttttctCTCATGTCATGGGAGGAGCCAAGCAGAAAGAATAACAAGGGCCTGGTTTTCCCCTGTGTGGAAGCCTAGAAAATGTGCTGTTTTGCAATACAGTAGCGGGTACCTCATGTGGAAAATAATTCATGCTTGCTTGCATGGTCTCACGTAGGCTCTCGGATCCATCAAGGCTGTAGACTGCTCCAGTCAAATATAACTagggaaaataaagagaaaatgtCAACAGCCACCGCACACAGCTCTCCCTTTGGAGAAGGTGCAGGAAAACCAAGGGATGCCATAGGCAGTGTGTGACATCTTCTACATGAGTCCGGGATTCAGCATTaagtcacctttttaaaaaggaagggtcCTAGAAGGACAGGAAGGAATTATCAGGCTGGAAGCAGCAACTTAAACTTTTATGTGAACGACCAAATCTTCCAGGATGAGTGCTGAGACTGATCCAGTCAAAAGGGAAACGAATGTCTGAAGTGGGGGGAATGCCAACTCAGCATTtttaaagtggtttataaatgctttttaatAATAACTATCAGCCACAGCCAATAGGATGGGGATTGGAATCAAACACCTGGagaaccacagattccccatccctggccagcAAACACCTAGTCGGTTGATAATAACCATACATTATCTTCTGgtgatccttacaacaaccctacaGAGTAGGCCAGTATTGTTATCCTTGTATTGCAGGTGGAAGGCCAAGAAGGTGGGTCACATGTCATGAATGTGAGCTTGCTGGTTCAAGGGTTCTTTGCTCCATCTCAGTCAGGGAACACTTCCCTTCACACCAAGCAGGGCTGTTGCATCCAGCACAGGTCTCTCCCTCCACTAACTGCTTCCAATGTTGGGAGTGGCCCACAAACCATTGCTAAGAGAGACCCAGCCTGGctgctggctggggaaaaaaggcCTATGGTATTCTGAATTGTCATTACCTGGAAGTCCTTCAGCACGGTGTTTACTGCCACAGGGACACTGCAGCCACCTTCCTGGAATGGAAAATGTCAGGGAGATGAATGACGCTGCTGCCAAGCCTCCCTCttcattttacttttaattagCATAGCATACCACTTTTCCATATTACTAAACAAGGCGGTtcacagcaacaaaatatacaacaaagaacacacaccTTGTCATAACCTGATCCAATTAAAAAAGCCATAACATGGCATAACTTTAATGAATGacatatcaaataaagtaatattcaataactATTTGACTATAATGGTACACAATAAAATAACTCAAAACATCAACCAATAATGACTAAacaaattcactcttaacaattgcAATAAACTATCAATAATAAccgcaagtcacaatgcataacatgggaaaggatcaaactgagaaacacGCAACTCAtagaactatttttttaaatccctgtCCTCCTCCCTGGGAAGGAAGCACCCCACTGCCCTGAGCCCCACATAAGCAGGTGGCTGCTGTGGCCTCCGATCAAGCACTTCCTGAAACCTACCAAGTGCTTCATGAAGGCCCTCTCTGCAATGCAGCGCAGCACCGTCTCACTGTCGTGCAGGACGGACACCATATCGAGGATCTCCTGATCCCTGGCTCTCACCTCCACTGCTaaggctccctggaaaaaggAAGGGGAGCAGGGAAAGAGGCCCTTCTCAGCTTCTAGAACAGCCTAGTGGCTATGCAGCCCCCACAGCGTTTAAAACCTCTGCTCTGCAATGACCAGGGTCAGCAGCCAGAGAACAACAGGAGCAAGGTCTCTACTCTGTAAAGCAGGCATGAGCTTGAGATGGAGACATACGACCACTAAAGCATCCAATACCCCTCTCCCACAAGCCCCTGCTAAAAACTGCTATGGGGAAGCCAGCCATACCGACCCATAGGAAAAATTACTAAATCCATATTATGCCAATGCCTTTATTAggtcaaccaaaatgtcacaatatagtgcaagcttttaagtttctgtgttttctttactatctagcccagtggttttgaaccagtgtgccgtggcaccctggggtgccttgaatgatggtcaggggtgccgcaagAAACACTGGCCTCTGGcctcctttctttcccttcctcctctgatgccctcttgtggctctgcctcccaaaggtttgCACAACtgcttattgcagcagccctggctataagctctgcggtgaatggtgcctctggggggcacctctccgggggggggggagcagctcagAAACAGCGGACAGCAGCAGTTGATGCCTGGAGGACTcccggggagaggagaggaggctgagggaacactccacaagggagggtgtttgaataAAGTTGAGAGGCTgctagctctgcaggcaaggggtgacataactggcctcctgagccccacaggagtgCTGCAAAAAGAATGTACTTGgataagggagccatggactcaaaaaaggctgaaaacctctgATCCAGCCCAATGAGTAGTTCTGGGGGACTCAAAAGCTGGCACAATATTTTGTGACATTCTGGTTGGCTTTAGAAAGGAATTGCCCTGTAATGGATTTTGGCATTTTTGTTGCTGGGATTTCCGAGAGACAAAAGAACATGTCTTCAAGGATTCCCACGATGCATACATTTCACCCACTTTTGGACAAGGGGCAAGCAAGGCATGCAGTGAAAGAGCTTAGCAGCATTTTGAGTGATTTTTAAATTTGAGGAAACAGTTCAAGGGGGGAAAGGCACTTTTACAGTTTACAGTTTGTGCACTTTACAGTACATGGACAGGATTGATGGGGGATGTAGGTCAACAaattctagagggccacaggttagccatccctgcaCAAATGGGAGGATGCAGAAGCTGGTACCCACCAGGGCAAGGGGGCGCAGCCTCGGAGCACCAAGACCATTTAACCTTCCAGCTCTGGGATTCACACCAGGTGAGAGTTTGCTCTCTGGAGAGAATCCGTTGGAAGGTGTGCATAGCCTGACTTTGGGATGCTCATTTGAGGGCGAGGAGCAGTTGGAGAAAGAGCGAAAGGCACCCTCAAGAAGCAGGGGTGTGTTGGGGAGGCTCAGCTGTTCGCACACACAGCAGGGCCAGAACGGAGAGCACATCACATACCTGCCCAACTGCGTACAAGCAGTCTGCGGGGCTCAGGACCTGGAGGGAAGCAGAACGAGGGTTGGTGATGCTCAGAACAAGGCagagcaaaatatttattttaaatttgtatacagccctatACATCTCAGAGCGTTTCACAAATTCATTCAGTTTATATATCCCGAAGGAATGCAGACATCAGTGAGCATCTCAAGAACTGAGGACACATGGAGGAGAAGCTCCCTGggcacaatggggggggggacaacattcATCCCAATCTCTTCTGCCCCACTTACTTGACCAATGCGGCTGTCCCAGCCCATCCGCCTGAGGCCAGCCGCTGCCAGGACGATGGCACTGAAATCCTCCTTCTCATCCAGCTTCTTCAAGCGAGTGTTCAAATTTCCCCTCTACAAGAAGGATTAAGGGAAAACCACAGAGATCCCTGGTTTGGTGGCCCATTGCCTGCACTTCCAGAGCTGGCCACCAGGGAGGGTCTTCTAACACCACAGTCCCTCTCTGCAGGGGAGAAGGCGGCTCAAGACCTTAGCTCCTCTGCCAGGCCTCCGGGCTGCATCTCAGCACAATGCCAGGCTAGGCCCTGATTCAAAGCCAAGCCAGGGATGTGGGGCCTTGAAAAAGTTCATATTCAATATAACAGAAGCTGCATATTCAAAGGAATGGCCACATTCTCCACTAGGAATTTGAACCTCCACAAGGTGTCCTTTTCGCACGCGGTGGCAAGATTTGAGTGCAAAGGCTAAGCATGGCAAGACGGGGGAGGGGTACAGAGAGGGGGCATCACTGTTTGGTTTTTCAAGGGCCAGTCTAAGTCAAGGGGTCATTTTCAAAGGATACAATGTCCCTGAATTCCAGGTGAGGGAACTTTCTCTTCAGCTGAGCTGCCCGGCGAAGTGAGCTGGTCCCGATCACGCTGCCAGAGAGCCAAAAGGAAAACGGGGTCAAAGAAGAGTCTGGACTGGTCAGCCTCACCCGTCTGAGCAGAGTTAGGAACAGTCCCCCGGACACCTCGGCACAAACACTGTCTACACGGGACCGTGTGCAGCAAAGTGTCAACTCTGGGCAAGAGCGGCTGGC
This genomic window from Podarcis raffonei isolate rPodRaf1 chromosome 15, rPodRaf1.pri, whole genome shotgun sequence contains:
- the HMBS gene encoding LOW QUALITY PROTEIN: porphobilinogen deaminase (The sequence of the model RefSeq protein was modified relative to this genomic sequence to represent the inferred CDS: inserted 1 base in 1 codon) — its product is MRGSAEWRWNRQRLVDPERDPLQPSPXPACRPPSLLSATSGMTSSPPASEKNGLKKETIRVGTRKSQLARIQTDSVVQMLQERHPHLCFEIVAMSTTGDKILDTALSKIGEKSLFTKELENALERNEVDLVVHSLKDLPTSLPPGFTIGAICKRESPYDAVVFHPKHAGKSLHSLPEKSVIGTSSLRRAAQLKRKFPHLEFRDIRGNLNTRLKKLDEKEDFSAIVLAAAGLRRMGWDSRIGQVLSPADCLYAVGQGALAVEVRARDQEILDMVSVLHDSETVLRCIAERAFMKHLEGGCSVPVAVNTVLKDFQLYLTGAVYSLDGSESLRETMQASMNYFPHENEDGPNDDIQHVGITAKNFSQSAQVAAEKLGIQVAELLLSRGAKHILNVARQLNDA